The Euphorbia lathyris chromosome 2, ddEupLath1.1, whole genome shotgun sequence genome includes a window with the following:
- the LOC136218472 gene encoding F-box/kelch-repeat protein SKIP11-like — MVEGRSCLAPRLFASSCQPDSHWSFMSFKRSTTKHPQNDCQPLKYIKVSDSLQVAGQQSDDDRAGHSSDSDPLIDAIGRDMSLNCIIRCSRSDYGSVASLNKSFRSLIRSGEIYKLRRQRGVIEHWVYFSCHLLEWEAFDPIRRRWMHLPRMPSNDCFMCSDKESLAVGTELLVFGKEVMSHVIYRYSILTNSWSSGMTMNAPRCLFGSASRGAIAILAGGCDSQGNILSSAEMYNSETQKWETLPSMNKPRKMCSAVFMDGKFYVVGGIGGSETKLLTCGEEYDLETKKWTEIPNMSPGRSGAARENEMPAAAEAPPLVAVVNDELYAAVDMEVRKYDKERKSWFRVGTLPERAVSMNGWGLAFRACGDRLIVIGGPRTHGEGFIELNSWVPSEGPPQWDMLAQKHSVNFVYNCAVMGC; from the coding sequence ATGGTGGAAGGTCGCTCCTGTCTGGCACCAAGGTTGTTTGCTAGCTCCTGCCAGCCAGACTCCCACTGGTCTTTCATGTCTTTCAAGCGCAGTACCACCAAACATCCTCAGAACGACTGTCAACCACTCAAGTATATCAAGGTATCAGATTCTCTCCAAGTCGCAGGTCAGCAATCTGACGATGATCGAGCAGGGCACTCTTCTGATTCGGATCCCCTTATTGATGCCATTGGTCGTGACATGTCTCTCAACTGTATTATTCGCTGCTCCAGGTCTGATTATGGCTCTGTCGCTTCTCTGAATAAGAGTTTTCGATCTTTAATTAGGAGTGGTGAGATATATAAACTGAGGAGGCAACGAGGTGTGATTGAACATTGGGTTTATTTCTCTTGCCACTTGCTTGAATGGGAGGCCTTTGATCCCATTCGCCGTAGGTGGATGCATCTGCCTAGAATGCCTTCCAACGACTGTTTCATGTGTTCGGATAAGGAGTCTTTGGCTGTGGGCACTGAACTTCTTGTATTTGGTAAAGAGGTTATGTCCCATGTTATATATAGGTATAGCATTTTGACTAATTCTTGGTCTTCTGGGATGACTATGAATGCTCCCAGATGCTTGTTTGGGTCTGCTAGTCGTGGGGCAATTGCAATTTTAGCTGGTGGTTGTGACTCTCAGGGAAACATCTTGAGCTCCGCAGAGATGTATAATTCTGAGACTCAAAAGTGGGAGACACTACCAAGCATGAATAAGCCCAGGAAAATGTGTTCAGCAGTGTTTATGGATGGAAAGTTTTATGTTGTTGGGGGAATTGGAGGGAGTGAAACTAAGCTTCTTACATGTGGAGAAGAGTATGATTTAGAAACAAAGAAATGGACTGAGATTCCTAATATGTCCCCTGGGCGGAGTGGTGCAGCCAGGGAGAATGAGATGCCTGCCGCTGCTGAGGCTCCACCTTTGGTGGCCGTGGTAAACGATGAACTCTATGCTGCTGTTGACATGGAAGTCAGGAAATATGACAAGGAACGGAAATCATGGTTTAGGGTGGGTACATTGCCTGAGCGTGCAGTCTCAATGAATGGTTGGGGCCTTGCATTCAGGGCATGTGGAGATCGACTTATTGTAATTGGTGGTCCTAGGACTCACGGTGAAGGTTTTATAGAGCTCAACTCGTGGGTTCCAAGCGAAGGTCCTCCACAGTGGGACATGCTAGCTCAAAAGCACTCAGTTAACTTTGTCTATAATTGTGCTGTTATGGGATGCTAA